The Centroberyx gerrardi isolate f3 chromosome 19, fCenGer3.hap1.cur.20231027, whole genome shotgun sequence genome has a segment encoding these proteins:
- the cks1b gene encoding cyclin-dependent kinases regulatory subunit 1 encodes MSQKQIYYSDKYDDEKYEYRHVMLPKEIAKRVPKTHLMSETEWRNLGVQQSQGWVHYMIHQPEPHILLFRRPLPASK; translated from the exons ATGTCTCAGAAACAGATCTACTACTCTGATAAATATGACGATGAAAAATACGAGTACAG ACACGTTATGTTGCCCAAAGAAATTGCCAAGCGCGTGCCAAAGACCCACCTGATGTCGGAGACTGAGTGGAGGAACCTGGGGGTCCAGCAGAGCCAAGGATGGGTGCATTACATGATCCACCAGCCAG AGCCACACATCCTGCTTTTCCGGCGCCCCCTGCCTGCCTCAAAGTGA